A stretch of the Proteus sp. ZN5 genome encodes the following:
- the baeS gene encoding two-component system sensor histidine kinase BaeS, with translation MKLRSKLFLVVFATCMVVVLAMHIGIRGSFQQGFIGYIKKNSEQRATLLAEALTDQYTLTGDWRFLNRDDRSLYQILRSIDQISQSSEGPPPRGWRTQFWIVDKDMKRLFGHDNQFPEETFRKPITFHDEIVGWVIVSAADKISNEADISFDKQQLRTSWIIAGLTVLFALLITLILSRNMIRPVKRLVEATHKLAAGDFSVRVTPTSKDEISQLAIDFNQLASTLEKNEQIRRDYMADISHELRTPLAILKGELEALQDGVRKPTTETLNSLLFEVTNLTKLVNDLHQLSLSDRGSLTYRKDFIDINEVILLAVASYRHTYQTKDITLLTELDDLSPLIVQADPDRLIQLFHNLLENSVRYTYSGGQLHISTQKGQNRVIILLEDSAPGLDSAQYEVVFQRFYRAENSRNRASGGSGLGLAICENIVEAHNGKISAMPSSLGGVKILIELPAYSDDL, from the coding sequence ATGAAATTGAGAAGCAAGCTGTTCTTAGTGGTTTTCGCTACTTGTATGGTGGTTGTTCTCGCCATGCATATCGGTATTCGCGGTAGTTTTCAACAGGGATTTATTGGCTATATCAAGAAAAACAGTGAACAGCGTGCAACTCTTTTAGCAGAGGCCTTAACAGATCAATATACCTTAACGGGGGATTGGCGTTTCCTTAATAGAGATGATCGTTCTCTTTATCAAATATTGCGAAGTATTGACCAAATAAGCCAAAGCAGCGAAGGCCCTCCGCCAAGGGGATGGCGGACACAATTTTGGATTGTTGATAAAGACATGAAACGCTTATTTGGTCATGATAATCAATTTCCAGAAGAAACTTTCAGAAAACCCATTACTTTTCATGATGAAATTGTAGGATGGGTAATTGTAAGCGCTGCCGATAAAATCAGTAATGAAGCAGATATAAGTTTTGATAAACAGCAACTGCGCACCAGTTGGATAATTGCAGGTTTAACGGTTCTTTTTGCTTTATTGATCACTCTTATTCTTTCTCGCAATATGATACGCCCAGTTAAACGACTGGTTGAGGCGACACATAAATTAGCAGCTGGTGACTTTTCTGTGCGAGTAACGCCCACAAGCAAAGATGAAATCAGCCAACTCGCTATCGACTTTAATCAACTTGCCAGCACACTAGAAAAAAATGAGCAAATTCGGCGCGATTATATGGCTGATATCTCACATGAATTGCGAACCCCTCTCGCCATTTTAAAAGGCGAACTTGAAGCGTTACAAGATGGTGTCAGAAAACCCACAACAGAAACGCTCAACTCCCTTTTATTTGAAGTCACAAACCTGACAAAACTGGTTAATGATCTCCACCAGCTTTCATTATCAGATAGAGGCTCTCTAACTTATCGTAAAGATTTTATTGATATTAATGAGGTGATTTTGTTAGCTGTGGCTTCTTATCGCCACACATATCAAACTAAAGATATTACTCTGCTCACCGAATTAGATGATTTATCGCCACTCATTGTACAAGCTGATCCTGATAGGTTGATCCAGCTTTTCCATAATCTGCTAGAGAATAGCGTGCGCTATACTTATTCAGGTGGTCAATTACATATCAGTACCCAAAAAGGACAAAACCGTGTCATTATTTTATTAGAAGATAGTGCTCCGGGGCTTGATAGTGCGCAATACGAAGTTGTTTTCCAACGTTTTTATCGTGCAGAAAACTCACGAAATCGTGCAAGTGGCGGTTCAGGTTTAGGTCTTGCGATTTGCGAAAATATCGTTGAAGCTCATAATGGTAAGATAAGTGCCATGCCATCCTCTTTAGGTGGCGTGAAAATCCTTATAGAATTGCCCGCATATTCTGATGATCTTTAA
- the mdtC gene encoding multidrug efflux RND transporter permease subunit MdtC has product MKFFALFIQRPVATTLLSLAISLCGALGFMLLPVAPLPQVDYPVINIYASLPGASPETMASSVATPLERSLGRIAGIDEMTSSSSLGSTSITLVFDLNKDINTAARDVQAALNASQSLLPSGMPSRPRYYKSNPSDAPIMILTLTSDTQNTGELYDLASTRLAQKISQIEGVSEVSVGGGSLPAIRVALNPDALFNQNVSLDDVRKAISQANVRRPQGFVNNDEGRWQIQTNDELSKAAEYRPVIVHYNQDAVVRLSDVAQVTDSVQNSRAAGMSGGEPAILLVIRREAGANIIETVNRIRDELPELRELIPASVDLKVAQDRTPTIRASLAEVERALAIAVALVILVVFLFLRSGRATLIPAVAVPVSLIGTFSAMYLCGFSLNNLSLMALTVATGFVVDDAIVVLENVSRHIENGLKPKEAALKGVGEVGFTVLSMSISLVAVFIPLLLMDGLVGRLFKEFAITLTTAIAISLFVSLTLTPMMCAHLLKGMKPKAQLHLRGFGKLLFRAQQGYSVTLQAALRHRRWVMAIFLATLGLNAYLYISAPKTFFPDQDTGRLMGFVRADQSISFQSMKEKMTRFMQEINADKDVDSVTGFTGGGRINSGFMFISLNPLSERTDSANQVINRLRAKLADEPGANLFLMPVQDVRAGGRQANASYQFTLLADDLSELRKWEPIVRKALGELPQLVDVNSDKEDKGAEMALTYDRDTMSQLGINVSDANNLLNNAFGQRQISTIYAPLNQYKVVMEVSEQYTQDVSALDKMYVVNNQGERVPLSAFASWYPANAPLSVNHQGLSASSTIAFNIPEGYTLADAINAIERTMTELGVPNTVRGTFAGTAQIFQETIKSQLILILAAIVTVYLVLGVLYESYIHPLTILSTLPSAGVGALLALQLFNTPFSLIALIGIMLLIGIVKKNAIIMVDFAITAQREGKLSAKEAIIQASLLRFRPIIMTTLAALFGALPLMLGSGDGAELRQPLGITIVGGLLMSQLLTLYTTPVIYLFFDGLRERWQQRRISKKEANA; this is encoded by the coding sequence ATGAAGTTCTTCGCCCTCTTTATTCAACGACCTGTAGCAACTACGTTGCTCAGTTTGGCGATTTCGCTATGTGGTGCATTAGGGTTTATGTTGCTCCCTGTTGCTCCATTGCCCCAAGTGGATTATCCAGTTATTAATATTTACGCCTCCTTACCTGGGGCGTCGCCAGAAACGATGGCGTCATCTGTGGCAACACCACTTGAACGCTCCTTAGGGCGAATTGCGGGTATTGATGAAATGACATCAAGCAGTTCGCTTGGAAGTACCAGCATTACGCTGGTGTTCGATTTAAACAAAGATATCAATACCGCAGCTCGTGATGTACAGGCTGCGTTAAATGCCTCACAAAGTTTGTTGCCTTCAGGTATGCCAAGCCGTCCGCGTTATTATAAATCGAATCCTTCTGATGCCCCAATTATGATCTTAACGCTCACCTCTGATACTCAGAATACAGGGGAGCTTTACGATCTCGCTTCAACACGGTTAGCACAAAAAATCTCACAAATTGAAGGTGTCAGTGAAGTTTCGGTTGGTGGCGGTTCATTGCCTGCGATACGTGTCGCCCTCAATCCTGACGCGTTATTTAACCAAAATGTCAGCCTCGATGATGTTAGAAAGGCGATTAGCCAAGCGAATGTGCGACGGCCTCAAGGCTTTGTCAATAATGACGAAGGACGTTGGCAGATCCAAACTAACGACGAGCTCAGTAAAGCGGCTGAATATCGCCCAGTGATCGTCCATTACAATCAAGATGCAGTAGTGCGTTTAAGTGATGTAGCACAAGTTACCGACTCAGTACAAAACTCACGAGCGGCTGGAATGAGCGGTGGAGAGCCTGCAATTTTGCTGGTTATTCGTCGTGAAGCGGGTGCCAATATTATTGAAACTGTAAATCGCATTCGTGATGAGCTTCCAGAATTACGTGAGCTTATTCCCGCAAGCGTTGACTTAAAAGTCGCACAAGATAGAACACCCACTATTCGCGCATCATTAGCAGAAGTTGAACGTGCGTTAGCCATTGCTGTAGCACTGGTTATTTTAGTTGTGTTCTTATTTTTACGCTCCGGCCGCGCCACACTGATCCCTGCGGTTGCTGTACCTGTTTCATTAATTGGTACCTTTTCAGCCATGTATCTTTGTGGCTTTAGTTTAAACAACCTTTCATTGATGGCATTAACTGTGGCGACAGGCTTTGTGGTTGATGATGCCATTGTGGTGCTTGAAAATGTTTCCCGCCATATTGAGAATGGTTTAAAACCTAAAGAAGCCGCCTTAAAAGGGGTTGGAGAAGTCGGTTTTACTGTCCTTTCAATGAGTATTTCTCTTGTTGCTGTTTTTATTCCATTACTGTTAATGGATGGTCTTGTTGGGCGATTATTTAAAGAGTTTGCCATCACCTTAACAACAGCTATTGCTATCTCGCTATTTGTTTCTCTGACGCTAACACCCATGATGTGCGCGCATTTACTCAAAGGGATGAAACCCAAAGCGCAATTGCATTTACGCGGTTTTGGTAAATTACTTTTCCGCGCTCAGCAAGGTTACAGTGTCACATTGCAAGCTGCTTTGCGTCATCGACGCTGGGTTATGGCTATTTTTCTCGCCACTTTGGGCTTAAATGCTTATTTATATATCAGCGCACCAAAAACGTTTTTCCCCGATCAAGATACGGGGCGTTTAATGGGATTTGTGCGTGCAGACCAAAGTATTTCATTCCAATCGATGAAAGAAAAAATGACCCGTTTTATGCAGGAAATTAATGCAGATAAAGACGTTGATAGCGTTACGGGTTTTACGGGTGGAGGTCGCATTAACAGTGGATTTATGTTTATTTCTCTCAATCCGCTGTCAGAGCGTACCGATAGTGCCAACCAAGTGATCAATCGTTTACGCGCCAAACTCGCTGATGAACCCGGAGCTAATCTCTTTTTAATGCCAGTGCAAGATGTGAGAGCTGGTGGACGTCAAGCCAATGCCAGTTATCAATTTACATTATTAGCCGATGATTTAAGCGAGTTACGTAAATGGGAGCCGATTGTTCGTAAAGCATTAGGAGAACTGCCTCAGCTTGTCGATGTTAACTCTGATAAAGAAGATAAAGGCGCCGAAATGGCTCTGACTTACGATCGCGATACTATGTCGCAATTAGGTATTAATGTCAGTGATGCCAATAATCTGCTGAACAATGCTTTTGGTCAACGTCAGATTTCTACCATTTATGCGCCGTTAAACCAGTATAAAGTCGTGATGGAAGTCTCTGAACAATATACACAAGATGTCTCTGCATTAGATAAAATGTATGTGGTCAATAATCAAGGCGAGCGTGTTCCATTATCCGCATTTGCAAGTTGGTATCCAGCGAATGCGCCATTAAGTGTTAATCACCAAGGATTATCTGCATCTTCAACCATTGCCTTTAATATTCCTGAAGGCTACACATTAGCAGATGCCATTAATGCGATTGAACGTACAATGACAGAGTTAGGTGTACCTAATACTGTCAGAGGCACCTTTGCAGGTACGGCACAGATTTTCCAAGAAACCATCAAATCACAGCTTATTCTTATCCTAGCGGCGATTGTCACGGTCTACTTGGTATTAGGTGTGCTATATGAAAGTTATATTCATCCGCTAACCATTTTATCTACCCTGCCATCTGCAGGTGTCGGTGCCTTATTAGCATTACAGCTTTTTAATACACCTTTTAGTCTGATTGCACTTATTGGCATTATGTTGCTGATTGGTATTGTGAAGAAAAACGCCATTATTATGGTGGATTTTGCAATTACTGCGCAACGTGAAGGTAAATTGTCGGCTAAAGAGGCAATAATTCAGGCTAGTCTACTGCGTTTTCGCCCTATTATTATGACAACGCTTGCCGCATTATTTGGGGCATTGCCATTAATGTTAGGCAGTGGAGATGGTGCCGAGTTAAGACAACCTTTAGGGATAACAATTGTAGGTGGTTTATTAATGAGCCAACTACTGACCCTTTATACCACCCCTGTTATTTATCTATTTTTTGATGGATTGCGTGAACGTTGGCAACAACGACGTATCAGCAAAAAAGAGGCAAATGCATGA
- a CDS encoding MdtB/MuxB family multidrug efflux RND transporter permease subunit — translation MTEKTHGTGGGPSRLFILRPVATTLFMVAILLAGIVGYRMLPVSALPEVDYPTIQVVTLYPGASPDVMTSAVTAPLERQFGQMSGLKQMSSQSSGGASVITLMFQLTLPLDVAEQEVQAAINAATNLLPSDLPYPPIYSKVNPADPPILTLAVTSSTLPMTQLQDMVETRISQKISQVNGVGLVALAGGQRPAVRVKLNAQAAASYGLDSEKIRVAINNANVNSAKGSLDGPTRSVTLSANDQMKSLEDYRQLIVTYKNGAPIRLSDIATIEQAPENNQLGAWANNEQAIIINVQRQPGVNVIDTTDNIRNLLPDLVSNLPKSVNVEILTDRTTTIRASVKDVQFELGLAIALVVMVIYLFLRNGVATLIPSIAVPLSLVGTFAVMYFCGFSVNNLTLMALTIATGFVVDDAIVVIENISRYLERGDKPLTAALKGAGEIGFTIISLTFSLIAVLIPLLFMGDIVGRLFREFAITLAVAILISAVVSLTLTPMMCARLLKPENEIKHNRFEMACERFFEKMIAVYAVWLKRVLNHQWITLGVALSTLVLTVLLYMFIPKGFFPLQDNGLLQGTIETSQSISYQAMVEKQQQVVDKLIDDPAIDNIASFVGIDGSNATLNTGRLQITLKPLDQRDSRIDVIIPRLQERIASISGMTLYLQPTQDLTIDTQVSRTQYQFTLQATSLDELAYWVPKLSQALKDSPELTDISSDWQDNGMMAYIKVDRDSASRLGISMSEIDNALYNAFGQRLISTIYTQANQYRVVLEQDIRNGDGLQALSAVHLTGKDGAMVPLLSIASVEQRLAPLSINHQEQFPSATFSFNVAEQSSLEEAVKAVKLAEEQISMPRDITTQFQGATLAFESALSSTLWLIIAAIVAMYIVLGVLYESFIHPITILSTLPTAGVGALLALIAAGNELDIIAIIGIILLIGIVKKNAIMMIDFALAAEREQGLTPYEAIYQACLLRFRPILMTTMAALLGALPLMLSTGVGAELRQPLGVCMVGGLIMSQILTLFTTPVIYLLFDKLSLYINRNKHVENNNGAVS, via the coding sequence ATGACCGAAAAAACACACGGTACAGGCGGAGGACCATCTCGCTTATTTATTCTGCGCCCTGTTGCAACAACCCTTTTTATGGTCGCCATACTCTTAGCCGGGATTGTCGGCTATCGTATGTTGCCCGTTTCTGCATTACCTGAAGTTGATTATCCAACTATTCAGGTCGTTACTCTCTATCCCGGCGCAAGCCCTGATGTAATGACATCAGCGGTTACGGCTCCATTAGAGCGTCAATTTGGACAGATGTCTGGATTAAAACAGATGTCGTCACAAAGCTCTGGTGGTGCTTCAGTGATCACACTGATGTTCCAATTAACATTACCCTTAGATGTTGCAGAGCAAGAAGTACAAGCTGCGATAAATGCGGCAACTAATCTGCTCCCATCAGATTTGCCCTATCCACCAATTTACAGCAAAGTAAACCCAGCCGATCCGCCAATTTTAACCTTAGCGGTGACTAGCTCAACCTTACCGATGACACAACTGCAAGATATGGTTGAAACTCGTATCTCGCAAAAGATTTCACAAGTTAATGGCGTAGGTTTAGTGGCTTTAGCTGGTGGTCAGCGCCCTGCTGTTAGAGTCAAACTCAATGCACAAGCCGCAGCATCTTACGGTTTAGATAGCGAAAAAATTCGTGTAGCAATCAATAATGCGAACGTTAACTCAGCGAAAGGTAGCCTTGATGGGCCAACTCGCTCTGTGACGTTATCCGCTAATGATCAGATGAAATCATTAGAAGATTACCGCCAATTAATCGTTACTTATAAAAATGGCGCGCCCATTCGTCTATCTGATATTGCAACTATTGAACAAGCACCTGAAAACAATCAGCTAGGAGCATGGGCGAATAATGAACAGGCGATTATCATAAATGTTCAACGTCAACCCGGCGTTAACGTTATTGATACCACTGATAATATTCGTAATTTATTACCTGATTTAGTCTCTAATTTACCAAAATCTGTTAATGTTGAGATCTTGACAGACAGAACCACAACGATCCGCGCTTCAGTTAAAGATGTGCAGTTTGAACTTGGCTTAGCTATCGCTCTTGTGGTGATGGTGATTTATCTCTTTTTACGTAATGGTGTCGCAACCTTAATCCCAAGTATTGCCGTACCACTTTCATTAGTGGGTACGTTTGCCGTGATGTATTTTTGTGGATTCTCCGTCAACAACCTCACCTTAATGGCATTAACCATTGCCACAGGCTTTGTTGTCGATGACGCCATTGTTGTCATTGAAAATATCTCCCGTTACCTTGAACGTGGGGATAAACCACTAACAGCCGCCTTAAAAGGCGCTGGTGAGATTGGTTTCACCATTATTTCGCTTACCTTCTCTCTGATTGCTGTACTGATCCCTCTGTTATTTATGGGAGACATTGTAGGTCGCTTATTTAGAGAGTTTGCAATCACCCTTGCTGTCGCCATTCTCATCTCTGCGGTGGTGTCACTCACATTAACACCAATGATGTGTGCTCGATTGCTAAAACCTGAAAATGAAATCAAACACAACCGTTTTGAAATGGCGTGCGAGCGTTTCTTTGAAAAAATGATTGCAGTGTATGCCGTTTGGTTAAAGCGTGTTTTAAACCACCAATGGATAACCCTTGGCGTAGCACTTAGCACATTGGTGCTGACTGTACTGCTCTATATGTTTATTCCAAAAGGCTTCTTCCCATTACAAGATAACGGGTTGTTACAAGGAACCATTGAAACCTCACAATCCATCTCTTATCAGGCAATGGTAGAAAAACAGCAACAGGTTGTTGATAAATTAATTGATGATCCTGCTATTGATAATATTGCTAGTTTTGTGGGAATTGATGGAAGCAACGCAACCTTAAACACTGGTCGTTTGCAAATTACGTTGAAGCCTCTTGATCAGCGGGATTCCCGTATTGATGTGATTATTCCTCGTTTACAAGAACGGATTGCTTCTATTTCAGGAATGACTCTCTATCTGCAACCTACTCAAGATTTAACGATTGATACGCAAGTTTCCCGTACTCAGTATCAATTTACACTACAAGCAACATCATTAGATGAATTAGCTTATTGGGTACCAAAACTCTCTCAAGCACTAAAAGATAGCCCTGAATTAACTGACATCAGCAGTGATTGGCAAGATAACGGCATGATGGCGTATATTAAAGTGGATAGAGACTCTGCAAGCCGTTTAGGCATTTCAATGAGTGAAATCGATAACGCACTTTATAATGCTTTTGGTCAGCGTTTAATTTCAACTATCTACACTCAAGCCAATCAGTATCGCGTGGTATTAGAACAAGATATTCGTAATGGTGATGGATTGCAGGCACTTTCAGCTGTGCATTTAACGGGTAAAGATGGTGCGATGGTACCTTTATTATCTATTGCATCCGTCGAGCAACGCTTAGCGCCACTTTCTATTAATCATCAAGAGCAATTTCCTTCGGCAACCTTCTCATTTAATGTCGCAGAACAATCTTCTCTTGAAGAAGCGGTGAAAGCAGTGAAATTGGCTGAAGAGCAAATTTCGATGCCAAGAGATATCACCACTCAATTCCAAGGTGCTACGTTGGCGTTTGAAAGTGCACTTTCAAGTACTTTGTGGCTGATTATCGCGGCAATTGTCGCAATGTATATTGTATTAGGTGTGCTATATGAGAGCTTTATTCACCCTATTACTATTTTATCCACACTGCCAACAGCAGGTGTCGGCGCATTATTGGCGTTAATCGCCGCAGGCAATGAGCTTGATATTATTGCAATCATTGGGATCATCTTGCTTATCGGGATCGTAAAGAAAAATGCGATCATGATGATAGACTTTGCCCTTGCTGCCGAACGAGAGCAAGGTTTAACGCCTTATGAAGCGATTTATCAAGCGTGTTTATTGCGTTTCCGCCCAATCTTAATGACCACAATGGCAGCCCTTTTAGGTGCTTTACCTTTAATGTTAAGTACAGGTGTAGGGGCAGAGTTGCGTCAGCCATTAGGTGTTTGTATGGTCGGTGGCTTAATTATGAGCCAGATCTTAACCCTGTTTACGACACCAGTGATTTATCTGTTATTTGATAAATTATCGCTCTACATCAACCGTAATAAACACGTTGAGAATAATAACGGGGCTGTATCATGA
- a CDS encoding MdtA/MuxA family multidrug efflux RND transporter periplasmic adaptor subunit yields the protein MNKNKNAKKRVSLIIALIVVIAGGYAYWQFNAAKTVSPENKGAQATNSQNRGTSGSRRPPLPPVQVATSTQEDVPQFLSALGTVKATNSVTVTSRVEGQLMALHFTEGQHVQKGDLLAEIDSRPFEVQLAQAKGQLAKDQATLANARLDLARYQKLAKTNLVSQQELDNQQALVKQSEASIRIDEASISNAQLQLTYSKITAPISGRVGLKQVDVGNYISGGSSTPIVVINQMDPVDVLFTLPEQDLANVIQARKNNADLPVTALDRNNQFELAKGKLFSVDNQIDATTGTIKLKARFPQQETTLFPNQFVNVRLYVTTLEKAVVIPNAALQMGNEGHFVWVVDSENKVSKLRVEVALQNAEKVVIASGLSADQRVVTDGVDRLTQGAKVDIVTPTAPKTKENNRVVAEKA from the coding sequence ATGAATAAAAACAAAAATGCTAAAAAAAGAGTTTCTCTCATTATCGCTTTAATCGTCGTAATCGCAGGGGGTTACGCCTATTGGCAATTTAATGCAGCAAAAACAGTGTCGCCTGAAAATAAAGGGGCTCAAGCAACCAACTCACAAAATCGAGGTACATCCGGATCTCGTCGCCCACCTTTACCACCCGTTCAAGTTGCAACATCAACACAAGAAGATGTGCCGCAATTTTTATCTGCTTTAGGTACGGTAAAAGCCACGAACAGCGTAACCGTCACTAGCCGTGTTGAAGGTCAATTAATGGCATTACATTTCACAGAAGGACAACACGTTCAGAAAGGTGATTTATTAGCTGAAATTGACTCTCGTCCATTTGAAGTTCAATTGGCTCAAGCTAAAGGACAACTTGCAAAAGATCAGGCTACATTAGCGAATGCGCGTCTTGATTTAGCGCGTTATCAAAAATTAGCAAAAACTAATTTAGTCTCACAACAAGAGCTAGATAATCAGCAAGCTTTAGTAAAACAGTCTGAAGCAAGTATTCGTATTGATGAAGCCTCTATCAGTAATGCACAACTGCAACTCACTTACAGCAAAATCACAGCACCTATTTCAGGTCGAGTGGGTTTAAAACAAGTTGATGTCGGTAATTATATTTCTGGTGGCTCATCTACACCTATCGTCGTTATCAATCAAATGGATCCTGTTGATGTACTTTTTACATTGCCAGAACAAGATCTCGCGAATGTTATTCAAGCACGTAAAAATAATGCAGATTTACCTGTCACCGCATTAGATAGAAATAATCAATTTGAATTAGCTAAAGGAAAATTATTTAGTGTTGATAACCAAATTGATGCAACTACTGGCACCATTAAATTAAAAGCACGCTTCCCTCAGCAAGAAACAACGTTATTTCCTAACCAATTTGTCAATGTCCGTCTTTATGTCACCACATTAGAAAAAGCCGTTGTTATTCCTAATGCTGCGCTACAAATGGGTAATGAAGGTCACTTTGTTTGGGTTGTGGATAGCGAAAATAAAGTGAGTAAATTACGTGTTGAAGTTGCCTTACAAAACGCGGAAAAAGTCGTAATAGCTTCCGGTTTATCGGCAGATCAGCGCGTTGTCACCGATGGTGTGGATAGATTAACACAGGGTGCGAAGGTCGATATCGTGACACCAACCGCGCCAAAGACTAAAGAAAATAACCGTGTTGTTGCGGAGAAAGCGTAA
- the dtpA gene encoding dipeptide/tripeptide permease DtpA, translating into MSTANTPDDGQKPSLNAFKQPRAFYLIFSIELWERFGYYGLQGIMAVYLVKMLGMGEAEAITVFAAFTALVYGFVAIGGWLGDKVLGTKRVIILGAIVLAIGYAMVAFSDHDKDVIYWGLATIAVGNGLFKANPSSLLATCYEKDDPQLDGAFTMYYMSINVGSFLSMLATPWLAANYGWDVAFALSVVGMLITLANFMVCRGWIKDKGSRPDFEPLNYSKLLLTLVGIVALTAVSTWLLHNNEVASWSLAVISLGIILIFARETFMMKGAARRKMIVAFLLMVEAVVFFVLYDQMPTSLNFFAIHNVEHSLLGFSVQPEQFQSLNPFWIMLASPLLAAVYNFMGDKLPMPYKFTVGMFLSATAFLVLPLGASMANEAGIVSSWWLVASYGFQSIGELMISGLGLAMVAQLVPQRLMGFIMGAWFLTSAAAAIIAGKVASLMAVPEDVQSAHASLEIYSSVFLQIGIVTGVIAVLMLLTAPMLSKMTQ; encoded by the coding sequence GTGTCAACTGCAAACACACCTGACGATGGACAAAAACCGAGCCTGAATGCATTTAAACAGCCTCGTGCGTTTTATCTCATCTTCTCAATCGAATTATGGGAACGTTTCGGCTATTACGGTCTGCAAGGGATCATGGCCGTTTACTTGGTTAAAATGCTGGGCATGGGTGAAGCAGAAGCTATCACTGTTTTTGCTGCATTTACCGCATTAGTTTATGGTTTTGTTGCTATCGGTGGATGGCTTGGGGATAAAGTCCTTGGTACTAAAAGGGTAATTATTCTTGGGGCAATCGTACTGGCAATTGGTTATGCAATGGTGGCATTCTCTGATCACGATAAAGATGTGATTTATTGGGGACTTGCAACAATTGCAGTAGGTAATGGTTTATTTAAAGCTAACCCATCTTCATTATTAGCCACATGCTATGAGAAAGACGATCCGCAATTAGACGGTGCATTTACTATGTACTATATGTCTATTAACGTAGGTTCGTTCTTATCTATGTTAGCAACTCCGTGGTTAGCCGCTAATTATGGTTGGGATGTTGCGTTTGCATTGAGCGTTGTAGGTATGCTGATCACCTTAGCAAACTTTATGGTTTGCCGTGGTTGGATCAAAGATAAAGGTTCTAGACCTGACTTTGAACCGCTTAACTATTCAAAATTATTATTAACGCTGGTGGGTATTGTTGCTTTAACAGCAGTATCAACTTGGCTGTTACATAATAATGAAGTGGCAAGTTGGTCTTTAGCGGTCATCTCATTAGGTATCATCCTGATTTTTGCGCGTGAAACCTTTATGATGAAAGGTGCTGCACGTCGCAAGATGATTGTTGCTTTCTTATTGATGGTTGAAGCCGTGGTTTTCTTTGTTCTTTACGATCAAATGCCAACGTCTTTAAACTTCTTCGCAATCCATAACGTAGAACACTCACTGTTAGGTTTCAGTGTTCAACCAGAACAATTCCAATCACTTAATCCATTCTGGATCATGTTAGCAAGCCCACTGTTAGCAGCTGTGTATAACTTTATGGGTGATAAACTGCCAATGCCATATAAGTTCACCGTAGGGATGTTCTTAAGTGCAACTGCATTCTTAGTGTTACCACTGGGTGCAAGTATGGCAAATGAAGCGGGTATTGTGTCTTCATGGTGGTTAGTCGCAAGTTATGGTTTCCAAAGTATCGGTGAGCTGATGATTTCAGGACTTGGTCTTGCAATGGTTGCTCAACTTGTACCACAGCGTTTAATGGGCTTTATCATGGGCGCTTGGTTCTTAACTTCGGCAGCCGCAGCAATTATTGCAGGTAAAGTTGCGAGTTTAATGGCAGTACCTGAAGATGTGCAAAGTGCTCATGCTTCATTAGAAATTTACAGCAGTGTTTTCTTACAAATCGGTATTGTAACAGGTGTTATCGCAGTTCTAATGCTGCTTACAGCACCTATGCTGAGCAAAATGACACAGTAA